In a genomic window of Pelecanus crispus isolate bPelCri1 chromosome 1, bPelCri1.pri, whole genome shotgun sequence:
- the SOCS2 gene encoding suppressor of cytokine signaling 2 has protein sequence MTLRSAGSLESAAGARARWGHPGAAAAAAPVAEEPREAAQLAAAMEELRRAGWYWGNMTVAEAKERLQDAPEGTFLVRDSSHSEYLLTISVKTSAGPTNLRIEYQDGKFRLDSITCVRSRLKQFNSVVHLIEYYVLMCKDRTETPSNGTVHLYLNKPLYTSAPSLQHHCRITINKCTNQIWELPLPTRLKEYLKEYQYQV, from the exons aTGACCCTGCGCTCCGCCGGGTCCCTGGAGAGCGCGGCGGGCGCCCGGGCGCGCTGGGGGcaccccggggcggcggcggcggccgcgcctgTTGCCGAGGAGCCCCGTGAGGCGGCGCAGCTGGCCGCGGCCATGGAGGAGCTGCGGCGGGCAG GGTGGTACTGGGGCAACATGACTGTTGCTGAAGCCAAAGAGAGATTACAGGATGCTCCCGAAGGGACCTTCTTGGTTAGGGATAGTTCACATTCAGAGTATCTGCTGACGATTTCGGTAAAAACATCAGCGGGGCCGACCAATCTTCGTATAGAATATCAAGATGGCAAGTTTAGGCTGGACTCTATCACTTGTGTCAGATCTAGACTTAAACAGTTTAACAGCGTTGTGCATTTGATTGAGTACTATGTTCTTATGTGCAAGGACAGAACCGAAACACCTTCAAATGGAACAGTTCATCTTTACTTGAACAAACCTCTCTATACATCCGCTCCATCTCTGCAGCACCACTGCAGAATAACTATAAACAAGTGTACAAATCAGATCTGGGAGCTGCCATTACCAACAAGACTAAAAGAGTACTTGAAAGAGTACCAATACCAGGTATAA